A single window of Microbispora hainanensis DNA harbors:
- the cysS gene encoding cysteine--tRNA ligase: MSLHFYDTSTRTVREFVPVEPGRVSMYLCGATVQAPPHIGHIRSGVNFDVLRRWLTRQGYDVTFCRNVTDLDDKIIRVAAEEGVPWFVVAERNQRAFTWAYDQLGCLPPTVEPRAMGHVPEMIELMRRLIDKGHAYAAGGDVYFDVMSYADRYGKLSNQKLENMWAAGDTDTDSLKRDPRDFALWKGAKPGEPTWPTPWGKGRPGWHLECSAMATKYLGSTFDIHGGGVDLIFPHHENEIAQSQAAGDGFARYWLHNGLLTLGGEKMSKSLGNSLLIPDMLRKVRAVELRYYLVAAHYRSPIDYSDEALQEAAAGYRRIEGFVTRAAEVIHDVDAAAPLPQAFVDAMDDDLNVSQALAVIHEVVREGNVALAQGNKEQVARLLAETQNMLDVLGLDPRSAQWRTTGDSGLREVVDALVAVALEQRQAARARKDYAAADAIRDQLAAAGIVVEDTPQGPRWELAQ; encoded by the coding sequence GTGAGCCTGCACTTCTACGACACCAGCACGCGTACGGTCCGTGAATTCGTACCGGTCGAGCCCGGCCGGGTCTCGATGTATCTGTGTGGTGCGACCGTTCAGGCTCCGCCGCACATCGGGCACATCAGGTCCGGCGTGAACTTCGACGTGCTTCGCCGGTGGCTGACGCGGCAGGGCTACGACGTGACCTTCTGCCGCAACGTCACGGATCTCGACGACAAGATCATCAGGGTGGCCGCCGAGGAAGGCGTGCCCTGGTTCGTCGTCGCCGAGCGCAACCAGCGCGCCTTCACCTGGGCGTACGACCAGCTCGGCTGCCTGCCGCCGACTGTCGAGCCCCGGGCCATGGGTCACGTGCCCGAGATGATCGAGCTGATGCGGCGACTGATCGACAAGGGTCACGCGTACGCGGCGGGTGGCGACGTCTACTTCGACGTGATGTCCTACGCCGACCGATACGGCAAGCTCTCCAACCAGAAGCTGGAGAACATGTGGGCGGCGGGGGACACCGACACCGACTCGCTCAAGCGCGACCCGCGCGACTTCGCGCTGTGGAAGGGTGCCAAGCCCGGTGAGCCCACGTGGCCGACGCCGTGGGGCAAGGGCCGTCCCGGCTGGCACCTGGAGTGCTCGGCCATGGCGACCAAATATCTCGGGAGCACGTTCGACATCCACGGCGGCGGGGTCGACCTGATCTTCCCGCACCACGAGAACGAGATCGCCCAGTCGCAGGCGGCGGGCGACGGCTTCGCGCGCTACTGGCTGCACAACGGGCTGCTCACGCTCGGCGGCGAGAAGATGAGCAAGTCGCTCGGCAACTCGCTGTTGATCCCCGACATGCTCCGCAAGGTGCGCGCGGTCGAGCTCCGCTACTACCTGGTCGCGGCGCACTACCGCTCGCCGATCGACTACTCCGACGAGGCGCTCCAGGAGGCGGCGGCCGGCTACCGCCGGATCGAGGGGTTCGTCACACGGGCGGCCGAGGTGATCCACGACGTGGACGCCGCCGCGCCGCTGCCCCAGGCGTTCGTGGACGCCATGGATGACGACCTGAACGTCTCGCAGGCGCTCGCCGTGATCCACGAGGTCGTCCGCGAGGGCAACGTCGCGCTGGCCCAGGGCAACAAGGAGCAGGTCGCCCGGCTGCTCGCCGAGACGCAGAACATGCTCGACGTGCTCGGCCTCGACCCCAGGTCGGCGCAGTGGCGTACGACCGGCGACTCGGGGCTCCGGGAGGTCGTGGACGCGCTCGTGGCCGTGGCGCTGGAGCAGCGACAGGCCGCGCGAGCCCGCAAGGACTACGCGGCGGCCGACGCGATCCGCGACCAGCTCGCGGCGGCAGGGATCGTGGTCGAGGACACCCCGCAGGGCCCGCGGTGGGAGCTGGCACAGTAG
- the rlmB gene encoding 23S rRNA (guanosine(2251)-2'-O)-methyltransferase RlmB, producing the protein MAGRASGKPSKKQGPAKGSGGKVRRSLEGKGATPPAHMRHWYKDKARAERIEREARGGGSSSSRTPSRTRREDAPEIIGGRNPVLEALRAHVPANALYVAQRIDNDDRVREAIKLAADRGIALLEVTRDKLDRLTESTVHQGIGLQVPPYDYAHPEQLVERARDAAEVPLIVALDGVTDPRNLGAIARSATAFGAHGLLVPSRRSAGVTAGAWKTSAGTLATLPVARASNLTQTLQAYREEGLFVIGLDGTATVDIADVELATEPLVVVVGSEGKGLSRLVKEACDQIARIPMNAAAESLNAGVAAGIALYEVAQHRRR; encoded by the coding sequence ATGGCGGGAAGGGCTTCAGGGAAGCCGTCGAAGAAGCAGGGGCCGGCAAAGGGCTCGGGTGGCAAGGTCAGGCGCTCCCTTGAGGGCAAGGGAGCGACGCCGCCCGCGCACATGCGGCACTGGTACAAGGACAAGGCCCGCGCCGAGCGGATCGAGCGCGAGGCCCGGGGCGGCGGGAGTTCGTCCTCGCGTACGCCGAGCCGTACGCGCCGGGAGGACGCCCCCGAGATCATCGGTGGGCGCAACCCCGTGCTCGAGGCGCTGCGTGCGCACGTGCCCGCCAACGCGCTGTACGTGGCGCAGCGGATCGACAACGACGATCGCGTGCGTGAGGCCATCAAGCTCGCGGCCGACCGCGGCATCGCGCTGCTGGAGGTCACGAGGGACAAGCTCGACCGGCTGACCGAGAGCACCGTCCACCAGGGCATCGGCCTGCAGGTCCCGCCGTACGACTACGCGCATCCTGAGCAGCTCGTGGAGCGGGCGAGGGACGCCGCCGAGGTGCCGTTGATCGTCGCCCTGGACGGCGTGACCGACCCGCGCAACCTCGGCGCCATCGCGCGCTCGGCGACCGCCTTCGGCGCGCACGGGCTGCTCGTCCCGTCCCGGCGTTCGGCGGGCGTCACCGCCGGGGCGTGGAAGACCTCGGCCGGCACCCTCGCGACCCTCCCCGTCGCCCGCGCGTCGAACCTCACCCAGACGCTCCAGGCGTACCGGGAGGAGGGCCTGTTCGTGATCGGGCTCGACGGCACCGCCACAGTGGACATCGCCGATGTCGAGCTCGCGACCGAGCCGCTCGTCGTGGTCGTCGGCTCGGAGGGCAAGGGCCTGTCCCGCCTGGTCAAGGAGGCGTGCGACCAGATCGCCCGCATCCCCATGAACGCCGCCGCCGAGTCGCTGAACGCCGGTGTGGCCGCCGGGATCGCCCTCTACGAGGTCGCCCAGCATCGTCGCCGGTGA
- a CDS encoding VOC family protein: MKAHVSSILLGVRDMERAKRFYVEGLGWKIQKDFGISVFFESDGASPVGFYSRDGLAAQVGTDKEGSGFSGLVLTYVVRSQARVDEVMAEAEKAGATILKPAGALPWGGYGGTFADPDGYIWSLGYSDQGTDQPYAE; the protein is encoded by the coding sequence ATGAAAGCGCACGTCAGCTCGATCCTTCTTGGTGTCCGGGACATGGAGCGGGCCAAGAGGTTTTACGTCGAGGGGCTCGGCTGGAAGATCCAGAAAGACTTCGGCATCTCGGTGTTCTTCGAATCGGACGGAGCCTCGCCTGTCGGCTTTTACAGTCGTGACGGCCTGGCCGCTCAGGTGGGCACGGACAAGGAAGGCAGTGGCTTCAGCGGACTGGTCCTGACCTACGTCGTTCGCAGCCAGGCGCGGGTCGACGAGGTCATGGCGGAGGCCGAGAAGGCCGGTGCAACGATCCTCAAGCCCGCTGGCGCTCTGCCGTGGGGCGGGTACGGCGGCACCTTCGCCGACCCGGACGGCTACATCTGGAGCCTCGGCTACAGCGACCAGGGAACCGACCAGCCGTACGCGGAGTAG
- a CDS encoding YdeI/OmpD-associated family protein, with protein sequence MKFRTHVEPPEPMRGLEVPSEVVAALGGGPRPPVTITVNGHSWKSRVALLRGRHLLGLSNANRQAAGVAIGDEVEVELELDTEPRVVVEPEDFAQALDADPVARAAYDELAYSRKREHVRAVESAKKPETRQRRIEKVITTLRG encoded by the coding sequence ATGAAGTTCCGGACCCACGTTGAGCCACCTGAGCCCATGCGGGGCCTGGAAGTTCCGTCCGAGGTGGTGGCGGCGCTCGGCGGGGGCCCGCGGCCGCCCGTGACGATCACAGTCAACGGGCACTCCTGGAAGAGCCGGGTCGCCCTCCTACGCGGCCGCCACCTGCTCGGTCTCAGCAATGCCAACCGGCAGGCCGCAGGTGTCGCGATCGGCGACGAGGTCGAGGTCGAACTGGAGCTCGACACCGAGCCGCGCGTCGTCGTCGAGCCAGAGGACTTCGCACAGGCTCTGGACGCCGACCCCGTCGCCCGTGCCGCGTACGACGAACTCGCGTACAGCCGCAAGCGTGAGCATGTACGCGCCGTCGAGAGCGCGAAGAAGCCCGAGACGCGTCAGCGGCGTATCGAGAAGGTCATCACCACCCTGCGGGGCTGA
- a CDS encoding inositol monophosphatase family protein: MTVDARALLPLAEQAVTIAGHIITTKLPGVVTAKGDRDMVTEVDYAVEHAVRDFLSRETPEIGFLGEEEGITNAGDGIMWALDPLDGTANFTHGIPLCGTSLGLIDHDRSILGVIDLPFLSTRYAAAEAAGATANGRPISASITDALEAAIVSVGDYAVGEDAEARNRVRLPLNYQLAARVQRVRMFGSAAVDLAWVADGKIDACIMLSNNPWDTAAGVAIAREAGAIVTDINGTPHTMRSRVTIAATPKILADLVELVAEAEKDADRKI, encoded by the coding sequence ATGACCGTTGACGCCCGCGCGCTGCTGCCGTTAGCCGAGCAGGCCGTCACCATCGCCGGCCACATCATCACGACCAAGCTCCCCGGAGTGGTCACCGCCAAAGGCGACCGCGACATGGTCACCGAAGTGGACTACGCCGTCGAGCACGCCGTACGCGACTTCCTGTCACGGGAAACCCCGGAGATCGGGTTCCTGGGAGAGGAGGAAGGCATCACCAATGCCGGCGATGGCATCATGTGGGCGCTCGATCCCCTCGACGGCACCGCCAACTTCACCCACGGCATCCCGCTGTGCGGGACCTCGCTTGGCCTGATCGACCACGACCGCTCCATCCTCGGCGTGATCGACCTCCCCTTCCTGAGCACGCGTTACGCGGCAGCGGAAGCCGCCGGAGCCACCGCCAACGGCCGGCCGATCAGCGCGAGCATCACCGACGCCCTGGAGGCCGCCATCGTCTCCGTCGGCGACTACGCCGTAGGTGAGGACGCCGAGGCCAGGAACCGCGTCCGGCTTCCGCTCAACTACCAGCTCGCCGCCCGGGTGCAGCGCGTGCGCATGTTCGGCTCCGCCGCCGTCGATCTCGCCTGGGTCGCCGACGGCAAGATCGACGCCTGCATCATGCTGTCCAACAACCCCTGGGACACCGCCGCAGGCGTCGCCATCGCCCGCGAAGCCGGAGCCATCGTCACCGACATCAACGGCACCCCGCACACGATGAGGTCCCGAGTAACCATCGCCGCGACCCCGAAGATCCTGGCCGACCTGGTCGAACTCGTCGCAGAAGCCGAAAAGGACGCGGACCGTAAGATCTAG
- a CDS encoding transposase family protein, translating to MLFYRAAVDLSRSTLNYVAGLIRRRRKAIGSTWRRLNPGQQALLVLVYLRKGETFAEVGAGFGVSAATAWRYVEETVALLSARSPKLATALRKATKDGLHYLVLDGTLIRTDRVKADRPYYSGKHRVHGMNVQVIAGPDGTIVWTSGALPGKTHDLTAARIWGILRALDQAGIITLADKAYQGAGAEVLITPYKGRNKPESQKQANRSHAKLRGPGERANAQLKSWRILRKLRCSPSKTGHLVKAIAVLQNHRVAHASRG from the coding sequence GTGCTGTTCTATCGTGCTGCCGTCGATTTGTCGCGTTCAACGCTGAACTACGTGGCCGGACTGATCCGCAGGCGGCGCAAGGCCATCGGATCGACGTGGCGGCGGCTCAACCCCGGGCAGCAGGCGCTCCTGGTGCTGGTCTATCTGCGCAAGGGCGAGACATTCGCCGAGGTCGGAGCGGGTTTCGGAGTGTCGGCGGCCACCGCGTGGCGGTATGTGGAGGAAACCGTCGCCCTGCTGTCGGCTCGATCACCGAAACTGGCGACGGCGCTGCGGAAGGCCACGAAGGACGGCCTGCACTACCTGGTCTTGGACGGCACGCTCATCCGCACCGACCGAGTGAAGGCCGACCGGCCCTACTACTCGGGCAAGCATCGCGTGCATGGGATGAACGTGCAGGTCATCGCGGGACCGGACGGGACCATCGTGTGGACCTCCGGTGCGCTGCCAGGCAAGACCCACGACCTGACCGCCGCCCGGATCTGGGGCATCCTGCGCGCGCTCGACCAAGCCGGGATCATCACCCTGGCCGACAAGGCCTATCAGGGCGCCGGGGCCGAGGTGCTGATCACGCCGTACAAGGGCAGGAACAAGCCCGAGTCTCAAAAGCAGGCCAACCGGTCACACGCCAAGCTCCGCGGGCCTGGTGAGCGCGCGAACGCCCAGCTCAAGAGTTGGCGCATCCTGCGCAAGCTGCGATGTAGCCCGAGCAAGACCGGCCACCTGGTCAAAGCCATCGCGGTCCTTCAGAACCATCGGGTAGCACACGCCTCCCGAGGATGA
- a CDS encoding GNAT family N-acetyltransferase produces MAIYDALPAELVTERLRLRRWMPSDAEEYRGLWLERDARALRRIDAEGRPTVEDMRGRLVDNPLMADRGLGLLPIELRDTGEFIGYCGLTVGQASFDEPEIAYELARRAHGHGYATEAARAIVEAATRTGRRRLWATVREWNAPSFRVLEKLGFHWSGRITEDAERGNTIWMTRVLEPR; encoded by the coding sequence GTGGCGATCTATGACGCTCTGCCGGCGGAGTTGGTGACCGAGCGGCTCCGGCTGCGGCGGTGGATGCCGTCGGATGCCGAGGAGTATCGCGGGTTGTGGCTTGAGCGGGATGCGCGAGCGCTACGGCGGATCGACGCCGAGGGGCGCCCGACGGTCGAGGACATGCGCGGCCGGCTCGTCGACAACCCGCTGATGGCGGATCGAGGGCTCGGATTGCTGCCGATCGAGCTGCGAGACACCGGTGAGTTCATCGGGTACTGCGGATTGACCGTCGGCCAGGCGTCTTTCGACGAACCCGAGATCGCCTATGAGCTGGCACGACGAGCGCACGGCCATGGGTACGCGACAGAGGCCGCGCGTGCGATCGTCGAAGCCGCGACGCGTACGGGGCGGCGACGGCTCTGGGCGACCGTACGGGAGTGGAACGCCCCCTCGTTCCGCGTCCTCGAGAAGCTCGGTTTCCACTGGAGCGGCCGCATCACCGAGGACGCCGAACGCGGCAACACGATCTGGATGACGCGCGTACTCGAACCGAGGTAG
- a CDS encoding DsbA family protein → MPAALVDRLVTLEQDGTVRIAQLDVAGPTMEIYEDYQCPVCLEFEQGDNGAFVRELAVKGEIAVMIHPMTIFQDDMPITRENSRRALIASLCVRDPSKWLRYHDELYAHQPDELQKGGFPNEQLVQLASKVGIPAEEFAECLTSPETAKRADDVTALGFSRGVEGTPTIRYQGQDLDWSINWRETGQG, encoded by the coding sequence GTGCCTGCCGCCCTCGTCGACCGCCTGGTCACGTTGGAGCAGGATGGCACCGTCCGCATAGCTCAGCTCGATGTGGCGGGTCCCACGATGGAGATCTACGAGGACTACCAGTGCCCGGTGTGCCTGGAGTTCGAGCAGGGCGACAACGGCGCGTTCGTGCGGGAATTGGCCGTCAAAGGCGAGATAGCCGTCATGATCCACCCGATGACCATCTTCCAGGACGACATGCCGATCACTCGGGAGAACTCCCGACGGGCTCTGATCGCCTCACTTTGCGTCCGGGACCCGAGCAAATGGCTGAGATATCACGACGAGCTGTACGCCCACCAGCCGGACGAGTTACAGAAGGGCGGGTTCCCCAACGAGCAGCTCGTGCAGCTCGCGAGCAAGGTCGGCATTCCGGCCGAGGAGTTCGCCGAGTGTCTCACGTCTCCGGAGACCGCGAAGCGGGCCGACGACGTCACCGCCTTGGGCTTCAGCAGAGGAGTGGAAGGCACTCCCACGATCCGATATCAGGGCCAGGATCTCGATTGGTCGATCAACTGGCGTGAGACGGGGCAGGGATGA
- a CDS encoding ArsI/CadI family heavy metal resistance metalloenzyme, with protein MSRVQLALRVADLEGSIAFYSKLFGVEPAKRRPGYANFAIAEPPLKLVLLEGEAGEPTRMDHLGVEVEDTAQVTAATERLKEAGLATFEENDTTCCYALQDKVWVHGPGNEPWEVYVVKADADSLTKQADPVCCATDDAQNETASTDKSCC; from the coding sequence ATGTCCCGCGTCCAACTCGCTCTGCGCGTCGCCGACCTCGAAGGCTCGATCGCGTTCTACTCCAAGCTGTTCGGCGTCGAGCCCGCCAAGCGGCGGCCCGGGTACGCCAACTTCGCCATCGCCGAGCCCCCGCTCAAGCTCGTCCTGCTGGAGGGCGAGGCGGGCGAGCCGACCCGGATGGACCACCTCGGCGTCGAGGTCGAGGACACCGCCCAGGTCACCGCCGCGACCGAACGCCTGAAGGAGGCCGGCCTCGCGACCTTCGAGGAGAACGACACCACCTGCTGCTACGCCCTGCAGGACAAGGTGTGGGTCCACGGTCCCGGCAACGAGCCCTGGGAGGTGTACGTGGTCAAGGCCGACGCCGACAGCCTCACCAAGCAGGCCGACCCCGTCTGCTGCGCCACGGACGATGCCCAGAACGAGACGGCGAGCACGGACAAGTCCTGCTGCTAG
- a CDS encoding ArsR/SmtB family transcription factor — protein MSKHELPIIDAGVPDAACCAPLACAPLSESEAAELAPLFKAIADPVRLRLLSLIACHEGGETCVCDLTAAFDLTPPTISHHLKVLKQAGLIDSERRGTWVYYWIKPEVLARMSALIGPASPALAGTA, from the coding sequence ATGTCGAAGCATGAGCTGCCGATCATCGACGCGGGCGTGCCCGATGCGGCCTGCTGCGCGCCGCTGGCGTGCGCGCCGTTGTCGGAGAGCGAGGCCGCCGAGCTGGCGCCGCTGTTCAAGGCGATCGCCGACCCCGTACGGCTGCGCCTGCTGTCGCTGATCGCCTGCCACGAGGGCGGCGAGACCTGCGTGTGCGACCTGACGGCGGCCTTCGACCTGACCCCGCCCACGATCAGCCACCACCTCAAGGTGCTCAAGCAGGCCGGGCTGATCGACTCCGAACGCCGGGGCACCTGGGTGTACTACTGGATCAAGCCCGAGGTCCTGGCCCGCATGTCGGCGCTGATCGGCCCGGCGTCGCCCGCCCTCGCCGGTACGGCCTGA
- the arsM gene encoding arsenite methyltransferase: MSENVEEVRAGVVARYGELARAAQAGERVVEPQEVTGGCFGAAGYDDTTGLPDGALRASLGCGNPVAVADLQPGETVLDLGSGGGIDVLLSARRVGPTGKAYGLDATPEMIELAKANAAEAGAANVEFLHGHIEDVPLPDDSVDVVISNCVINLSADKPRVLAEAFRVLRPGGRLGVSDVIADDGLDPAQRAEAERLVGCTVGTLTESEYRALLAKAGFTTYTITRTHAAAGGLHSAIIRAATPAAPSGVTIRPMRESDAARVLAIYQAGLDGGNASFETTAPDWRAFDAAKLPLHRHVAVDTASGEVVGWIAVSAVSSRCVYAGVVEHSVYVHPDHGGRGIGPALLNALIQSTETAGIWTIQSGVFPENTASLRLHEKAGFRVVGTRHRIGRHHGRWRDVVFIERRSSATGL, encoded by the coding sequence ATGTCCGAGAACGTGGAAGAGGTCAGAGCCGGCGTCGTCGCCCGCTACGGCGAACTGGCCAGAGCCGCGCAGGCGGGCGAGCGGGTCGTCGAGCCGCAGGAGGTCACCGGCGGATGCTTCGGCGCGGCCGGCTACGACGACACCACCGGCCTGCCCGACGGAGCCCTCCGGGCCAGCCTCGGCTGCGGCAACCCGGTCGCCGTCGCCGATCTCCAGCCCGGCGAGACCGTCCTCGACCTGGGATCGGGCGGCGGCATCGACGTCCTGCTGTCGGCCCGCAGGGTCGGCCCGACCGGCAAGGCGTACGGCCTGGACGCCACCCCCGAGATGATCGAGCTGGCCAAGGCCAACGCCGCCGAGGCCGGGGCGGCCAACGTCGAGTTCCTGCACGGCCACATCGAAGACGTCCCGCTTCCCGATGACAGCGTGGACGTCGTCATCTCCAACTGCGTCATCAACCTGTCCGCCGACAAACCCCGGGTGCTCGCCGAGGCCTTCCGCGTCCTCAGGCCCGGCGGCAGGCTCGGTGTCTCCGACGTCATCGCCGACGACGGGCTCGACCCCGCCCAGCGTGCCGAGGCCGAACGCCTCGTCGGCTGCACCGTCGGCACCCTCACCGAATCCGAGTATCGCGCCCTGCTCGCGAAGGCCGGGTTCACCACGTACACGATCACGCGCACGCACGCCGCGGCCGGGGGGCTCCACTCGGCGATCATCCGGGCGGCCACGCCCGCGGCGCCGTCCGGCGTGACCATCCGTCCGATGCGGGAGAGCGACGCGGCGCGGGTGCTCGCGATCTACCAGGCCGGTCTCGATGGGGGGAACGCCAGCTTCGAGACCACGGCGCCGGACTGGCGGGCGTTCGACGCCGCGAAGCTGCCGCTTCACCGGCACGTCGCCGTGGACACCGCCAGCGGGGAGGTCGTCGGCTGGATCGCGGTCAGCGCCGTCTCGTCCCGCTGTGTGTACGCCGGGGTGGTCGAGCACTCCGTGTATGTCCACCCAGACCACGGCGGCCGGGGAATCGGGCCGGCGCTCCTGAACGCGCTCATCCAGTCGACCGAGACCGCGGGCATCTGGACCATCCAGTCGGGCGTCTTCCCCGAGAACACCGCCAGCCTGCGCCTCCACGAGAAGGCCGGCTTCCGCGTCGTCGGCACCCGCCACCGCATCGGCCGCCACCACGGCCGCTGGCGCGACGTCGTCTTCATCGAACGCCGCAGCAGCGCCACTGGCCTGTGA
- a CDS encoding rRNA methyltransferase: protein MTYRHATVRADYADLAGGAVLHSAPGFPAFPVRLASEMFQRAMALRGGGNATVWDPCCGSGYLLTVIGLLHRRRISAALASDIDPAAVELAERNLALLTRAGLMARAAHLGEQAARWGRASHTTAAEAAHRLADTLSGDGGDLPNAVYQADVFDAGRLRRFLSVRPPDVVITDVPYGEQTSWHGPNGADGVVGMLDTLGSVLGENAVIAVAVRGRKAPRTDRLRTCGSFKIGTRTVALLRPEP, encoded by the coding sequence GTGACCTACCGGCACGCGACCGTCCGGGCGGACTACGCCGATCTGGCCGGCGGCGCGGTGCTGCACTCGGCTCCGGGGTTCCCCGCCTTCCCCGTACGGCTGGCCAGCGAGATGTTCCAGCGCGCGATGGCGCTGCGAGGCGGCGGCAACGCCACGGTGTGGGATCCGTGCTGCGGCAGCGGCTATCTGCTGACCGTGATCGGGCTGCTGCACCGACGCCGGATCTCGGCCGCGCTGGCCTCCGACATCGATCCGGCCGCCGTCGAGCTGGCCGAGCGGAACCTGGCCCTGCTGACGCGCGCCGGGCTGATGGCACGTGCCGCCCATCTCGGCGAACAGGCCGCGCGCTGGGGCCGCGCCTCCCACACCACGGCGGCCGAGGCGGCGCACCGGCTCGCGGACACGCTCAGCGGCGACGGCGGTGACCTGCCCAACGCCGTGTATCAGGCCGACGTTTTCGACGCCGGCCGGCTCCGCCGTTTCCTCTCCGTACGCCCGCCGGACGTGGTCATCACCGACGTGCCCTATGGCGAGCAGACGTCCTGGCACGGCCCCAACGGCGCGGACGGGGTCGTCGGCATGCTCGACACCCTCGGCTCGGTGCTCGGCGAGAACGCGGTGATCGCGGTGGCGGTCCGCGGACGGAAGGCGCCGCGCACCGACCGCCTGCGTACGTGCGGGTCCTTCAAGATCGGCACCAGAACGGTCGCCCTCCTGCGGCCCGAACCCTGA
- a CDS encoding DUF1707 SHOCT-like domain-containing protein translates to MENAPQRRDSPTSHLRASDQNRDQVAALLGEALSTGQLSHDEYSERLDSLYQAKTVGELELLTQDLQVERHRSATSPASFTAGASAISYAPGESTQPDNVVAIFGGAERKGRWRVRRKTTALAVFGGIKFDLSEAVFEAKEVEITVNAIFGGAEIILPEGVEVRCEGVGIFGGYDVHNSPDADPSAPVIVIKGMALFGGVSGRFRRHRDR, encoded by the coding sequence ATGGAAAATGCCCCTCAGCGTCGGGACTCCCCCACGTCTCACCTGCGCGCCTCGGACCAGAACAGGGACCAGGTCGCCGCCCTGCTCGGCGAGGCCCTGAGCACGGGTCAGCTGAGCCACGACGAATACTCCGAGCGGCTCGACAGCCTCTATCAGGCCAAGACCGTGGGAGAGCTCGAGCTCCTCACCCAGGATCTCCAGGTCGAGCGGCACCGCTCCGCCACGAGCCCGGCGTCCTTCACGGCGGGCGCCAGCGCCATCTCCTACGCGCCGGGCGAGAGCACCCAGCCCGACAACGTCGTCGCCATCTTCGGCGGCGCCGAGCGCAAGGGCCGCTGGCGGGTACGGCGGAAGACCACGGCGCTGGCCGTCTTCGGCGGCATCAAGTTCGACCTGTCCGAGGCCGTGTTCGAGGCGAAGGAGGTCGAGATCACCGTCAACGCCATCTTCGGCGGTGCCGAGATCATCCTCCCGGAGGGGGTCGAGGTGCGCTGCGAGGGCGTCGGCATCTTCGGCGGCTACGACGTGCACAACAGCCCGGACGCCGACCCGTCGGCGCCGGTGATCGTGATCAAGGGCATGGCGCTGTTCGGCGGAGTCAGCGGCAGGTTCCGCCGCCACCGCGACCGCTGA
- a CDS encoding FMN-dependent NADH-azoreductase — protein MPHLLHIDASIQGERSVSRKLTARAVAAWRAAHPGGTVAYRDLGSSPLPHLDQESGLARVVPPEQHTPAQAASWRLTEELVGEVKQADTIVLGLPLYNYGPPSSVKSWVDHLIAPGLSYDPTTNQGLLGGREFLVLASRGGGYQPGTPREGWDHAEPWLPHGLSMTGLEPRFITAELTLAHVTPAMAELIPLAEKSLAAAEQAIDDLWAPVAA, from the coding sequence ATGCCTCATCTGTTGCACATCGACGCGAGCATCCAGGGCGAGCGTTCGGTCAGCCGCAAGCTCACCGCGCGGGCCGTCGCCGCCTGGCGCGCCGCGCATCCCGGGGGTACGGTCGCCTACCGCGACCTGGGCAGCAGCCCGCTCCCGCATCTCGACCAGGAGAGCGGCCTTGCCCGGGTGGTCCCGCCGGAGCAGCACACTCCTGCGCAGGCGGCCTCGTGGAGGTTGACGGAAGAGCTGGTCGGCGAGGTGAAGCAGGCCGACACGATCGTGCTCGGGCTCCCGCTCTACAACTACGGGCCGCCGAGCAGCGTCAAGTCCTGGGTCGACCACCTCATCGCCCCCGGGCTGTCGTACGACCCGACGACGAACCAGGGCCTGCTGGGCGGGCGCGAGTTCCTGGTCCTCGCGAGCCGTGGCGGCGGCTACCAGCCGGGAACCCCCCGCGAGGGATGGGACCACGCGGAGCCGTGGCTGCCGCACGGCCTGTCCATGACGGGCCTGGAGCCGCGCTTCATCACGGCCGAGCTCACCCTTGCCCACGTCACACCGGCGATGGCCGAGCTGATTCCGCTGGCGGAAAAGAGCCTCGCGGCAGCGGAGCAGGCGATCGACGACCTCTGGGCCCCCGTCGCCGCATAA